One region of Bacterioplanoides sp. SCSIO 12839 genomic DNA includes:
- the rfaD gene encoding ADP-glyceromanno-heptose 6-epimerase: MIIVTGGAGFIGSNIVKTLNEQGRKDIIVVDDLSDGKKFYNISDCDIADYLDKDDFIQRVQLDDGILDDVEVIFHEGACSSTTEWDGKFMMENNYEYSKILLHACLEKKIQFLYASSASVYGGSDVFKEERSHEKPLNVYGYSKWQFDQYVRSIEHTFESQVVGFRYFNVYGPREQHKGSMSSVAFHFNNQIQDNGICKLFGGSGGYGDGEQRRDFVFVGDVVKVNLWFFANPDKSGIFNLGTGNCQSFNDVADAVIKWHGKKGTQGSKEYVPFPDHLKGAYQSFTEADIQKLRDAGYSEPFANVEQGVFAYMDWLNR, encoded by the coding sequence GACATCATCGTGGTTGATGATTTAAGCGACGGTAAAAAGTTCTACAACATCAGCGACTGTGATATCGCTGACTACCTGGATAAAGACGACTTTATTCAGCGCGTGCAATTAGACGACGGCATTCTCGATGACGTCGAGGTGATTTTCCATGAAGGCGCCTGTTCCTCCACCACCGAGTGGGATGGCAAGTTTATGATGGAAAATAACTACGAATATTCCAAAATTTTGCTGCACGCCTGCCTCGAGAAAAAAATTCAGTTCTTGTATGCCTCAAGTGCCTCAGTCTATGGCGGCAGCGATGTATTCAAAGAAGAGCGCTCTCACGAGAAACCACTGAACGTCTACGGCTACTCCAAGTGGCAGTTCGACCAATACGTGCGCTCCATTGAACACACATTTGAAAGCCAGGTCGTTGGTTTCCGTTATTTCAACGTCTATGGCCCACGTGAGCAACACAAAGGTTCGATGTCATCGGTGGCATTCCACTTTAACAATCAGATTCAGGACAACGGCATCTGCAAACTGTTTGGTGGCAGCGGCGGTTATGGTGATGGTGAACAGCGCCGTGACTTTGTATTTGTGGGTGATGTGGTGAAGGTGAACCTTTGGTTCTTCGCCAACCCGGACAAGAGCGGCATCTTCAACTTAGGCACCGGCAACTGCCAGAGCTTTAATGACGTCGCCGATGCTGTGATCAAATGGCATGGTAAAAAAGGCACTCAGGGCTCAAAAGAATACGTTCCTTTCCCAGATCATCTGAAAGGTGCCTACCAAAGCTTTACTGAAGCCGATATTCAGAAGCTGCGTGACGCTGGCTACAGCGAGCCGTTCGCCAATGTTGAACAAGGTGTGTTTGCCTATATGGACTGGCTAAACCGCTGA
- a CDS encoding EAL domain-containing protein yields the protein MTVVLIPVSQFNTLLFHTLVELFASGTALICFIVAWNTHQLAKNQYLLVLGCGYLTVGILDLAHAATFSGMPFSPDNGGNMAVQFWIVSRFAEAGLLIIAPLALSHYFKPHAVLGSSLLVLTFAILLVISGVLPDMFIAGAGLTDTKVLSEYLIILLLIIAGFIIHQHRQQLDKRVLLLTYTSISMTIVAELAFTLYANFHSFSIVLGHFLKLFSFWAIYIALVESSLREPFRNLARDANTYDAIPDETLLIDNHGIIRQSNQAARRDSGLNSQQLVGRHCHELQHDPMTKAEHCVVCQSIRSGQPLNHFQFYDNRWSRWYEISLSPIRHGSEFAGMVHVRRNITQGKQAEARSATLNRLYNVLSQANKVVAQPESVDQIFQDICRIAQRYGGFKMAWVGLIEGQHIIPRASAGDDHDYLKNIDIRIDDSAQAHGPVGTAARENRVTCVNNTHSDPTFAPWRQAALQRGYHSLASVPIRQRGNVIGICAFYSALTEAFDTEMLNLLATLGSDMGAALERLQQQKDQAITQQMLNQLSMAVEQSDNAIVITNTDFHVEYVNRSFIEMTGFELAEIQQDSPMVLYSQMEDKQPIYELSRVIRAGRQWDGELQISRKDNSTFRASQSISPLMNDQGEIINYVSTFEDITSLHHAQQTIEKLAFFDPLTNLPNRRLLADRLKQAIESCKRQPDTLVAVMMFDLDNFKTVNDSLGHNLGDELLQRVAELFSQKVRQEDTVARLGGDEFTIVLSNMKSIEKVADIAASLIKTLKQPLDVSGHQVVIGTSIGISIYPGDTQQPEELIRNADIAMYHAKSEGKNNFQFFTANMNEKAQQRLEMESRLRYAIEHNHFQLYYQPQVNLLTGKITGIEALIRWQDPQRGMISPLEFIPLAEDTGMIGPIGDWVIQTACTEIKQLQQQGFPKVKVAVNVSAYQLHHGHQLTQVIDQSLKDSGLAAQHLSLEVTESMLIDGIKEASQLLDELRKRDITIAIDDFGTGYSSLSYLKQLPIDVLKIDKSFVQDLQDDGGNDAIVNAIIAMAHKLDIKVLAEGVETIHQQTTLIQQGCDFAQGFLYCRPLPKDELFAKWLEQPEASEIPQ from the coding sequence ATGACGGTCGTGCTGATTCCTGTTTCGCAGTTTAATACTCTGTTGTTCCATACCCTGGTCGAGCTGTTTGCTTCCGGCACCGCGCTTATCTGTTTTATTGTTGCCTGGAACACCCATCAGCTCGCCAAGAACCAATACCTGCTGGTCTTAGGTTGCGGCTATCTGACGGTGGGTATTCTGGACCTGGCCCACGCGGCCACGTTCTCCGGCATGCCGTTTTCACCGGATAACGGCGGCAACATGGCGGTTCAGTTCTGGATCGTGTCACGCTTTGCTGAAGCCGGGTTGCTGATTATTGCGCCGTTGGCGTTGAGTCATTATTTCAAACCGCATGCCGTATTAGGCTCATCTTTACTGGTGCTGACCTTCGCCATCCTGCTGGTTATATCTGGGGTTTTGCCGGATATGTTTATTGCCGGAGCAGGGCTGACAGATACCAAGGTTCTTTCAGAGTATCTGATTATTTTATTGCTGATCATTGCCGGCTTTATCATTCATCAACATCGGCAACAGCTGGATAAACGGGTACTGCTGCTGACGTACACATCGATCAGCATGACCATTGTGGCTGAGTTAGCTTTCACTCTATATGCCAACTTCCACAGTTTCAGCATAGTGCTGGGGCATTTTCTGAAGCTGTTTTCATTCTGGGCAATTTATATTGCACTGGTGGAATCCAGCTTACGTGAACCCTTCCGCAACCTTGCTCGTGATGCCAATACCTACGACGCAATCCCTGACGAAACGTTATTGATTGATAACCATGGCATTATTCGTCAGAGCAATCAGGCCGCCCGGCGAGATTCCGGTCTGAATTCTCAACAACTGGTTGGCCGCCACTGCCACGAACTGCAGCATGACCCGATGACCAAAGCCGAACATTGCGTAGTGTGTCAGTCAATTCGCAGTGGCCAACCTCTCAACCATTTCCAGTTTTACGACAATCGCTGGTCACGCTGGTATGAAATCAGTTTGTCGCCCATTCGCCACGGTTCTGAATTTGCCGGTATGGTTCATGTGCGCCGCAACATCACTCAGGGCAAGCAGGCCGAGGCTCGCTCGGCGACGCTCAACCGCTTATATAACGTCCTTAGCCAGGCCAACAAGGTGGTTGCTCAGCCAGAATCGGTCGATCAGATTTTTCAGGATATTTGTCGTATCGCACAGCGTTATGGCGGTTTTAAGATGGCCTGGGTTGGCCTGATCGAGGGCCAACATATCATCCCACGTGCATCGGCCGGAGATGACCACGACTATTTGAAAAACATCGACATCCGCATTGATGATTCTGCCCAGGCACACGGCCCGGTGGGAACCGCCGCCCGGGAGAACCGGGTGACCTGCGTGAACAATACCCACAGCGATCCAACCTTTGCGCCCTGGCGTCAGGCCGCATTGCAACGGGGTTATCATTCGCTGGCCTCCGTACCAATTCGTCAACGTGGCAACGTCATTGGCATCTGTGCGTTTTATTCAGCACTCACCGAAGCCTTTGATACGGAAATGCTGAACCTGCTCGCCACCTTAGGCAGTGACATGGGAGCCGCACTGGAGCGCTTGCAGCAACAAAAGGATCAGGCCATCACCCAACAGATGTTGAACCAGCTCTCGATGGCAGTGGAGCAAAGTGATAATGCCATTGTGATTACCAACACCGACTTTCACGTCGAATACGTTAACCGCTCATTTATCGAAATGACGGGCTTTGAGCTGGCTGAAATCCAACAGGACAGCCCGATGGTGCTGTACAGCCAAATGGAAGACAAACAACCCATTTATGAACTGTCACGGGTTATTCGTGCAGGACGCCAGTGGGATGGTGAGCTGCAGATCAGCCGCAAAGACAACAGTACGTTCCGGGCTTCACAGTCTATCTCACCGCTGATGAATGATCAGGGTGAGATCATCAACTACGTTTCCACCTTTGAAGATATCACCAGTCTGCACCACGCTCAGCAGACCATCGAAAAACTGGCGTTTTTTGATCCACTGACCAACCTTCCCAACCGGCGCTTATTAGCCGATCGGCTGAAGCAGGCGATCGAAAGCTGCAAGCGTCAGCCCGATACGCTGGTCGCCGTCATGATGTTTGACCTCGATAACTTCAAAACGGTTAATGATTCGCTGGGCCATAATCTGGGCGATGAGTTATTACAGCGTGTTGCCGAGTTATTCAGCCAGAAAGTCCGCCAGGAAGATACCGTAGCGCGCCTGGGTGGTGACGAATTCACCATTGTGCTCAGCAACATGAAATCCATCGAAAAAGTGGCGGATATTGCCGCTTCTCTGATTAAAACACTGAAGCAACCGCTGGATGTGTCTGGCCATCAGGTGGTCATTGGCACCAGCATCGGCATCTCCATCTATCCCGGTGACACACAGCAACCGGAAGAGTTAATCCGCAACGCCGACATCGCCATGTACCACGCCAAAAGTGAGGGCAAAAATAACTTCCAGTTTTTCACCGCCAATATGAATGAAAAGGCACAACAACGGCTGGAGATGGAGAGTCGTCTGCGTTATGCCATCGAGCACAACCACTTCCAGCTGTATTACCAACCTCAGGTGAACTTATTAACCGGAAAGATCACGGGCATTGAAGCTCTGATCCGTTGGCAAGATCCGCAACGAGGCATGATTTCACCGCTGGAGTTTATTCCCCTGGCAGAAGACACCGGCATGATTGGCCCAATCGGAGACTGGGTGATTCAGACAGCCTGTACTGAGATCAAACAGCTACAGCAGCAAGGCTTCCCGAAAGTGAAAGTGGCGGTGAATGTTTCTGCCTACCAACTGCACCATGGCCATCAACTGACCCAGGTGATTGACCAGTCTTTGAAAGACAGCGGCCTGGCCGCTCAACACTTGTCGCTGGAAGTCACTGAAAGCATGCTGATTGACGGCATTAAAGAAGCCAGTCAGCTGCTCGATGAATTGCGGAAGCGTGATATCACCATTGCCATTGATGACTTTGGCACCGGTTATTCATCCCTCAGCTATCTGAAACAGCTGCCCATCGACGTACTGAAAATTGATAAGTCGTTTGTGCAGGATTTACAGGATGACGGCGGTAATGACGCGATAGTGAATGCCATCATCGCAATGGCCCACAAGCTCGACATTAAGGTATTGGCCGAAGGGGTGGAAACCATTCACCAGCAAACCACGCTGATTCAGCAAGGTTGTGACTTTGCGCAGGGATTCTTATATTGCCGGCCATTGCCTAAAGATGAATTGTTTGCCAAATGGCTGGAGCAACCCGAAGCTTCAGAGATCCCGCAATAA